A stretch of the Mycolicibacterium celeriflavum genome encodes the following:
- the narI gene encoding respiratory nitrate reductase subunit gamma yields the protein MSGWEIFWDIVPYVTLAIVAVGIWWRYRYDKFGWTTRSSQLYESRLLRIGSPMFHFGILVVIVGHIIGLVIPESWTDAIGLSDHAYHLQAMVLGAIAGVTTLTGIALLVFRRRTTGPVFLATTANDKVMYLVLVMAIIAGLACTLIGATPVGAEHDYRQTVSPWFRSIWILQPRGDLMAQAPLWFHIHVMIALVLFCLWPFTRLVHVFSAPIGYLFRPYIVYRSRDVFDDGELVGSRPHRRGW from the coding sequence ATGTCGGGTTGGGAGATCTTCTGGGACATCGTGCCGTACGTGACGTTGGCGATCGTCGCGGTCGGGATCTGGTGGCGATACCGCTACGACAAGTTCGGCTGGACCACCCGTTCGTCGCAGCTGTACGAATCACGGTTGCTGCGCATCGGCAGCCCGATGTTCCACTTCGGCATCCTGGTGGTCATCGTCGGACACATCATCGGTTTGGTGATCCCCGAATCATGGACCGACGCAATCGGACTCAGCGATCATGCCTATCACCTTCAGGCAATGGTCCTCGGCGCCATCGCCGGTGTCACCACGCTGACGGGAATCGCGTTGCTGGTATTCCGCCGCCGCACCACGGGCCCGGTCTTTCTGGCCACCACCGCCAACGACAAGGTCATGTATCTGGTGCTGGTTATGGCGATAATCGCCGGCCTGGCCTGCACCCTGATCGGCGCGACGCCCGTGGGCGCCGAACACGATTACCGCCAGACCGTGTCGCCGTGGTTCCGGTCCATCTGGATCCTGCAGCCACGCGGCGATCTGATGGCGCAGGCGCCGCTGTGGTTCCACATCCACGTGATGATCGCGCTGGTGCTGTTCTGCCTGTGGCCGTTCACCCGGCTGGTGCACGTGTTCAGCGCGCCGATCGGCTACCTGTTCCGGCCCTACATCGTCTACCGCAGCCGCGATGTCTTCGACGACGGTGAGCTCGTCGGTTCGCGCCCGCACCGGCGAGGCTGGTGA
- a CDS encoding helix-turn-helix transcriptional regulator produces MARRFADPASLTALNSLDDPLRRRLHDYVVEHGAPVSRDAAAAAVGIGRTLAAYHLDKLADAGLLDVSYERPPGRGGPGAGRPAKLYTGTADEIVVSVPPRDYLLLARLLVSSIEQDAGGAVRSALTRAARDTGRRAAVDAEGDVMEALRDCGYLPQADADGCVTLRNCPFHSVAKDHLEVVCGLNLQLVEGVIEGSSSPGARAELSPREGRCCVLVRGASRQGAADD; encoded by the coding sequence ATGGCTCGCCGGTTCGCGGACCCCGCCTCCCTGACGGCGCTGAACAGCCTGGATGATCCTCTGCGTCGCCGCCTGCACGACTACGTCGTGGAGCACGGCGCGCCGGTTTCGCGTGACGCGGCGGCCGCCGCGGTGGGAATCGGCCGCACATTGGCCGCCTACCACTTGGACAAGCTCGCCGACGCCGGCCTGCTGGACGTCAGCTACGAGCGGCCGCCCGGCCGCGGCGGCCCCGGCGCCGGGCGTCCCGCCAAGCTCTACACCGGTACGGCCGACGAGATCGTCGTCAGCGTGCCGCCGCGCGACTACCTGTTGCTCGCGCGGTTGCTTGTCTCGTCGATCGAGCAGGACGCCGGCGGGGCGGTCCGGTCGGCGTTGACCAGGGCCGCCCGCGACACCGGGCGACGGGCCGCCGTCGACGCCGAGGGCGACGTGATGGAAGCGCTGCGCGACTGCGGCTACCTACCCCAGGCGGACGCCGACGGATGTGTCACGTTGCGCAACTGTCCGTTCCACTCAGTCGCGAAGGACCACCTGGAAGTCGTGTGCGGACTGAACCTTCAGTTGGTCGAGGGCGTCATCGAGGGCAGCTCGAGTCCCGGCGCGCGCGCAGAGCTGAGTCCGCGCGAGGGCCGGTGCTGTGTGCTGGTGCGCGGCGCGTCCCGTCAGGGCGCCGCCGACGACTGA